In Quercus robur chromosome 11, dhQueRobu3.1, whole genome shotgun sequence, the sequence CAGCCTCTTGTGGTAGTTGATGTAGTTGTCCTTATCAGCGTCCACAAATATGAAATCATATGCCCCGTGATTCTTTTCCTGAGATTCACACCAAATCAAATAACCCAGTATTAAAAACTCTATTCTATTCTAATCAAGATTAGAAGGACTTGTTTGTTTGCAAGAATGTGACAAGGGTTATTAATAAGATTCGCATAGAAaatacccaaaaagaaaaaaagaaaaaaagaaaaggtttttaAGAGCCCCgctataataaaaatagaaacaacCTCAGTTGTAAAAAATACTAATCAAGAACCTGATTTTAGTCAAAACTTTTAATTATtcaagagtaatgctacataaacaaattattttacaatatttttacaaactgactttagtaatttttaaataattatttgtaaaCATAAATGTAATGTTAGTAGTGAACTTatattagaactaataagaatttgccacattaatagtttgtaaaaatattgtaaaataatttgtggcaGTAATTACTCTAAAAGAAATAatgttatctttatttttaaggGTAATAAATTTAACTATATTGTTCATTCATTAGTACGTACAAATTGACTTATACAAATTTAATTGAAGTCTAGTCTAGAAGGCCTAAGTTACACCCCTACTTTTATGGTTTTGCTAGATTCCAATTCTTCcttcatattttcaaaatatttttgttacaaaataaaTCGGTGCGTATAAATTTTAACTCTAAATATTTTTGTCgaaaaaatcttttgttgaaaatatcTTGAAATGTGAATTTAAGTTACAAGATCTTGACACTAGATTCCAATTCTCTCTTCTATAATGATGGCGGCACATTTTTCTTCCTCTAAACATTGTATATACAAATACAACAatgctctctttctttttcttttttttgaggaaccGTCAATGCTCTCCTCATCTTCAATTTCTTCGAACTTtccatattaaaaaagaaaagaaaagaaaagatgacaTTTTCCTACTTGACCCTTGTTCTACCTAATCACGATGATATTTGAAGCAATGTTTGGGTACAGCTAGTCAAACTTTTTTGTGTGCCGTTCAACCCTGTCCAATTCTGACTAAAGAAAGAACAGAACAACCTTTTTATTCTAcctaaaaatatgatatttctGTAAATCTAGAAAAACTTGTAAGTGTGGTCAAATTTGTTCCAATCTAGAACAAGaaagaagtgaaaaaaaagaagaagcaagggGTTTAGAGAAATTTACATCTTCGACCATAAGGTCAAGAGCCGGGAGAGCAGGGCCTTCTCTGAAGTCGATCTTGTGAGCAACACCAGCCTTTTCGATGACAGGCAGGCCAAGCTCGTAGTTTTCTCTGTTTATGTCCATGGCCAAGATCTGTGCacaatcaaaaaatatatacaaacttttaattttcatgTTCTTATTGGATTGTTTGATTTTGTGATGGGGTTTTCATGAAtttcttcttcacctttccaTCTTCGGGAAGAGCTAGAGCTGTGGCTAGGAGGGAGTAGCCAGTGTAGACACCAATCTCCATGGTGTTCTTGGCATTGATGAGCTTGAGAAGCATGTTCAAGAATTGACCTTCATCAGCTGAGGTGGTCATGATGTTCCTGTtaaatttttatccaaaaaactCTCAGCACAAAATGCACAACAACCTTAATTACATCATGGGGTatctaaattttaacaaaagaatCAATCTTTAAAGTCATGAACGTTCACCATGGATGCTTGGCTGTAATCTCTCTAAGCTCCTTCATGGGCTCAGGCTCTCTTGGGTAAACACTGGTCTCCAAAATATACtacaaaatcaaacccaagaaagaaaaacaacatgTTAACAAACCAAAAATGGAAAATTGATAAATGAAACTCATCAAATAAGAGCTTCAAAGCCCATAAATGCTCAATTTTCCTTGATCTTTCTTTGATGGCATGCAATATATCTATACCTGGTAAAGAGCATCACTCTGCAAAAGGCTCTTGTGGCCAACCTCCTGGTGCCTCCCAGCTTCGTTTTGTGTTCCTTCTGCGTTGGTTGCCATTGATGCAAATGATTTTTCTtacttctttgatttttgttttgggttgtcTGCTAGATTTTTGTGCTCACCAAACAAATAACAGTGAACCTGAAAAGAAATGAGGGCAGAGTAGGGGTATATATTGGACGATTGGAGCTAAGGTCCGGTTTGAACCGGTCAGAAGTTGTTGGCAATGGACCGCCCGCCAAACCGGTCGGGGGTTGGTGAGGACTCGATAAAGCATGAGGGGCTTTGGGTGAGTGAGAGAGGACCCCACTAATCAATTTTTGggtgccatttttttttttgagaataattttTGGGTGTCATTTGGGTTCATTGGTTTTGAACTTGTAGtcttcaaggtttttttttttgagaaacatgtaGTCTTCAAGGTTTGGTCTTCAATTTTCATGACGTTATTATGGGTATTTATGACGTctgaatttttgtatttaagtaGTAGGTACTAGGTATGGTtcttgagttttatttatttattattattatttttttattttaatttattttaaaaaagactTAGACTATCACACAGGGAAGTGAGGACTAAAATTTAATATCACACAACTCACAACATACAAAAGTCAATAACTCTTAATATACTCAAGTATAGAATTTAGAGTATTAGTATTTTTAGTTTAACATACTTTTAATGATTTTAGgtgccaccaaaaaaaaaaaaaaggagtttggTTAAATATCCACATAATCCTAATTATGTATTGaaataattagttattattcatatatataatactaattgagattattaataattaaaaatgagtgaTCAAATCATTAAAGGTAATATACCCAAAAGATCATAGATAAACATGGTCAAATTATCTAAGAAAAATTATAGACGTATGATATAATGTTTCCACTTTagtgtaagatttttttttttttttttttaaacttattcATTGAcgtgtaattttttaaaatatgattatattgttgtcaaatttcaaccaaaaaaagaatcaaGTAGTACACctaagtattttgttttttcggAGTTTGATTAACAAAAGTAAATGAAATGgtcataaacaaataaataatgggTACTTAGAGTGGACATAGGGTATTGGAGTTAGGATTTCAATGATGGCTTCCATTCCTTTGGTGGAACCCACAAGCTTCATCGATGGAATCTCAACGTGGCAAATAGAGAGAGTTGGTGTATGGTTGGTGGTGGATGGAACTAGGCCCGTTTGGTGTCGTTTGTTCTTTTATATACGGTAAGAGTTGGTGGCCACCACCTCCTAAAAAAATCAtgccttttgttttaaaataataatctaGATTCAACTGTTCTTGTTGGTAATTagcataaataataaaaatgcaaTGAATTTTTTGGAATATTATTCTTGACTTGAGCAAGTTTGGAAGCAATTATATTTCCAAGTTCTAACCACAAAATCCTtgatttatttacatttttattaaCTACCCATTGGCATTTTTATTCTGCACTATGATTAAGTTTGGATATGGAGAGATATAGGATGCAACCATGACCCATGGTTGGTTTCATCAATATGTTGAAAATGGTCTAACAACAATCATTATAAGAGGAATGAAAAATTCActagagaaataaaaataattgtgtaagacattttttttttctttctgaaattaATGTGACCCCATCCCTTATTTCTTTGATAAATGATTACTTAAAATTAAAGGGGACAACAATTGAGTTAATATAGGTATAGCACAATATATTGGTTGtgaaaataaattctaaagGTTTCACCTTCATCAAATCTCTGAGAAGTTTTGGGCCCCTGTTGgttgcttttatatttttatcaaacCAACCAAGTTGATTATTAAGTATGCTTTGGAATGGCAATTTAATTAGCAACTGTTCATACAACCTATATTGCAAGTAAATAGAAGTACGGAAAATAAAGTGGGCATGCAATATGGTTAATTATATAAGGGAATCATTCGAGGGTTTATTAGTAAccactcaataaaataatgtacTAAATAGAATGAAAGTAAATGATATGACATATTAATCCTTATATTGCTACCTGTAATAGGATTTACTAAAGTGACCACACGTAACTTCAACCTTATTTAACTCTACTATCATGGATCTCTTCAATGCATGAATATCCTATTCATGACTAACACCACAACAACAATTTGATGGTTGATGATATGCTTCCATTTCACAAAAACACCAATCTCATATAAGATCATATCAATGGTTGGTATTGAAGTTCTTTCTTGGTACAAACCCTTGACGCACACAAATGCAGCcaggggcggcccaacataatttggagtctaaggcgaaaaatttatgcggggcctttaatatgtaaatattaattaaacaaaattatttaatactaatcaaattaagattaatttgatacattaaatacataaataataccaactagactaatattaattttatatagagaattgaatatcatagttgaattataaatattaataaaaagaaataaaaatatattgcgattgaaaaatatactttattttggatataaaacgatgcatagttaaataaagttgtaatctaatttttaattttatattttgattttaagagagagagagatagatattatttggtatgtggttttgtaggatattagtttacaaaaatcaaagtctcaaactatcaggggagattaatctataattgatgatttaacacatttgcaacatctttttaaaatattttagggtttcaattgggttAAAGTTCTATTGGTCTTGTAatttgagagtcttaatagaaatgaaaaagaaaaatgcattaattaaaagtactataaaatgttcaaaatataatgtgacattgtctctcattgatgaacttcatcaatttaactaatgactgtttatatcaattttttgtgattaataacatgacaatttgtaagccaatagtaaaatttgtagtatccttaacatcactaataaaaaaaatgtacaacctttagaaaaaatatatatagctttataaaaatttgggactTTAACTATGGAAAGTGGGGccttttttccttaaaaaatttttgttttttggtggggccttaggcctaggcctaacttgcctaggccttgagccggccctgaATGCAGCAAGccaacaatctctctctcatgtttttGATGACCTAAGAAAGCCTTAAGTATGTTTTAGCTCACTAGAACACAAATACTAAGGATTTTTTGTCATTATGGATTcgaatttgaaaatttggaatcaTGTGTCTCAATCAATCGAGTAATGTCGAGATTGGTATCGAGCTTAAGTGAATCTCAATTGGTCAAGCAACAATTGAGCTTGTAGTTGTGTCAATAGATTTAGCACTATTCTTGAGCATTTATTAAGTAGTCTCTTGTGTCTTCAACATGATCTTTAAATAAACTTTTTAGATACAAAGGACTTacaaattcaattaattttggcACATTTTGAATATGGTTTGCTAGTGCATATTAACTTTTGACCCTATCATTAACAAAATATTGCTtgtgaattttttgaaaaagttaaagTGTAAAACTATATAAGATCAAATTATTGAAATCAATGAGATAAGATGATCATTTACTTCTTTCGTAAGCGAttacttgaaagttgaaacctaTGGGGACAGGTTGGATAGTTAATATAGTTAATTAGAGAGTCAGTGAAGCAGGACTGAAAGGCTTcacctatttttttaattctttttgagCTTCAATAAGAGGTCGCAACAAAAGAAttaatcaaaacccaaattttaaagCAAGGTTCACTATTACCTGTTAGGTGAGGACTGGGCCATTTTGCTTCAAGTCAAAGCTGTAGGGCTAACCACCACCAACAAGAACTACACCAGTATGAAGTGTGGACCAAAGGGTATGATATGGATATATTGGCCAAAGTTGCTTTGTCCTTTTGTAACTTCGTAAAATAATTGGTAAAGTCGGTATCGGAACCAGTTTTATTACCAACCCCACTGACTTTTCAAACAGAGCCATCGCAGGAAGACTATATAATGTTCTTTATTTCTCCGCCCTTTTTTGAGCAAGAGTTTTTCTTTCCTACAtagatctattattattatttttttctacaaaaaccAGTCAGTATAAATAAAGGAGGATGCTCCCTCTTagaggattttgttgttttagagCTTCCCCCTTCTGATAGTTTTTATGTAATGCTTAACTTAGATGCTTCTGGTCTGAATTATTCTAAGACTTTCAGCCACAACTTCACCTTTTTGACTAGTTAATGCTATGCAatttcccctaaaaaaaaaaaaaaaaaaacctacaccAGATACAAGTCCTTTTATGAATGGCTTTTAACACAGCCTTAGGAACAGTGAGAAAGCAGTTATGTAAACCCTATATAATAAGGGTGTGAGTGACATATATATTTCATGGGAacaatttatacatatatttctAGTCATATATGCTTGCACAATGGGTCAACACACTGAGATGAAAATAAGGTATATCTGCTTTGACTATCCATTCTCTTTGGTGAAACTCTTGCACTAATGATTGTGTCAAGGACACCAGGCGTGCACTTACTCTTTCTGGTAAGGCTTCTCTACCAATTATTGTGTCCATGACATGAGgagtaatttattttctttaatttctagTTTCTACCAAAGATTAAGAGTTTATTTGCTTTAGcttatttgtaaatttattttgtatatttggTTAAATATAAGTTTTAAAGTTTGGCTTCGTCTAGTTAtatctatattttattatttttacagaattaatttttttaaaaataaaataatacaaataagcTCATCTAGAAATACCCTaatactttcttcttttttgagttAAAAGTCATAGAGAATTTTATTTCAAGAACTTTTATACCACCTAATtaacaacttttta encodes:
- the LOC126705452 gene encoding caffeoyl-CoA O-methyltransferase, with product MATNAEGTQNEAGRHQEVGHKSLLQSDALYQYILETSVYPREPEPMKELREITAKHPWNIMTTSADEGQFLNMLLKLINAKNTMEIGVYTGYSLLATALALPEDGKILAMDINRENYELGLPVIEKAGVAHKIDFREGPALPALDLMVEDEKNHGAYDFIFVDADKDNYINYHKRLIELVKVGGVIGYDNTLWNGSVVAPPDAPLRKYVRYYRDFVLELNKALAADPRIEICMLPVGDGITICRRIK